A window of Hordeum vulgare subsp. vulgare chromosome 5H, MorexV3_pseudomolecules_assembly, whole genome shotgun sequence genomic DNA:
TTGGATCGGAACTATGTATTGTACTTttttcattcctaaatataagtcttttatatattttactaaaaaactacatacggaacaaaaataATGAATCTACACCCTAAAGAGAGtctatatatatttatatgtagtcctttagtaaaattttaaaaaaacttatatttagaaacgggggAAGTATGTACGTGTGTAACGTCTGCCCTTTCGGTTGTTGCCTTCTTGTCTCTCCTCTTCGCGTCGTCGCTCGCTTAGCCGCCGTCAACCTTCAGCTACTTTCCTCGCCCGTTCAGCCACCGCCAGCCATCCGCTACTGCCCTCGTCCTCTACCCCTGTAGATCGCTAAATAATCCAAGGTAAATAGTTATGGTTCTCTGTAATGTCATAATTTTCGTTCAAGCACGCTCATATATCTTAATTTTCTTTAACTATTGTCTAAACTATAAGTCTAGGGTTATCGAATTTAATGATGTTATAATTGAGAATCAGATTGCTGCGACTTGACAAGTTTCCTTATGATTCGCATTTGATTGTCCTTTTTTGATATTCAATCAATATGCTTTATTTATTCGTTATGTTCTTGCATCGACAAACACAGATAATATAATTGGCTGAGCACTTGCGATACATAAGAATCGGTGAAGTACAACGGAAATATCTTGCTGTCGCTGATCATATTTCTTTTACTGCTTGAAGTTTCTGTGATTTATTCTTCAACTTTGCATAATCAACTAATTTTTCAAGTCAAACACTTCATTTTACTAAGAATTTTTACCTTCAGATATTTTAAGTTGTGTATTGTGTTATTTTTCCCATACAAAAAGAGGGGTGTGTCATTTTCATGTATACTAGTGTTTGATATCCATCGTGTATGGTCTATATGTGGACACCGGGAGATTTTCGTTCTGGGTCGCTACCATCAATTTCTATGCGCGTGTTCCATCATCTTCTGTTACGCTCGTCATTCATAAGTCATGGTGTTAACCGCGATGCTCGTGTTCCTCTTGTCATCTTTGGGAGCTTCAATGTGTAAGAAACTTTAGGCCATCTCTCCAGACATATCTGTCAGCTGTTTGCAGCAGTCTAAACTTCAGCGTTCAAGgctccctccttccttcccctaaTCTCTTTAATTTCTACTAAATTCTATCAGATGAAGCGTCAGCATGGATTATTAAGACTTGGAACAACAACGCTTTTCTTGGATCGACTTGGTACCGTATTGATCCGCTTATCACCAACCCATCGGTTCTCCTCTTGGACCGATGACCTAGATTATGCCCTCATGGGAGGAAATAAAATTTCCTTGACTCGCTTCAAAAGGTGCATCTATTTGTCAACGGTCCTTTGTCTATTATTCTAGTGGTGTATTAACCGTACAACAGGCCAATTGAACAAATCTACCTACAGTTTTAGTGCTTGTGAAGCAACCCTCTTCACTGATGTTTTCAACTCCTTATCCCTTCAGAAAATATGTCTTTAGAAAAACTTTAGACTTGAACTGATTAACAAGGAAAATACTTCtccgacgccccccccccccccccccgggcacctgctagggttcctcccccacATCCACCATGTCGCCGCCCATCGCCGGCAGCACTCGGTCGGCGCCCCGTCCCCGCTCCCCTCTCCTTTCCCCACGCGTGCGCTTCCCCTTCACGAGGTAGGGGCGGCGGCGCTGCAGTTCGGCTTGGCAGCGGTCCGACGACCCGGTGGCGGGTGAGGTGGTGGCGCTGCTCCTTGGTGGCAGTGCAGCGTGGTGGCGTAGGGTGGCCGGTGGCGCGCCcccggcccagatctgggccctaTGAGCCCCATCTGGGCCCTAGCGGGTCGGCACCCGATGCGGCTTCGATGTCCTCTGcatggtgaggaggaggagcagcttgGATGGGGGTGGCGACGCCGACGGTGTGCCTGTTGCAGCGTGATGGCGGGAGCTTTGCGGGCTTTGAGGTCCCAGTCGGGCCTCGTATGCTCCTGCTATTGCGTCTGGTCGGCTACCATCATTAACAGTGGAGGTTGAGCCCTCCCGCATGtcgatggtgttgttgttcctaGTCCCGGCTCCTTTTGGTCGCTATGCAGGCCTCTCCTTGCGTTGTCGTGGTGAGACGATGTGGGGGCTTCAAGACCGTGTTGGCGCAGGGTGGAGGTTGGTTTGGTGGCAGGCTCTGGAGCGCTCGAGGTGCAGGCTGGGATCGGGGGAAATCCCTGTCCGCCCGGTCGACGCCGACGCGGTGGCGCCTTTGGGTGCCGTCGAACCTTCCTTGAGGGTGTCGGGGGCTACCCTTCCTCGCGCCTCGTCGCGTACCATAggaaacccttggcagcagcgtcgtcatcgtcgcagtccttcttgaaggtgttgattgGTATCGACGCttcagagtcttgaagcttggtgGGAGATCCCTGGTGGGCGTAGCGGTCGCGAGGCTTCCTCGTTTTTTATCTATCCGTCGGTATCGGCATTTATTTCTTTTctacttttttttatttcttttggacGTGATTGTGCTGCTTCCGCCTGAGCACCTATCAATGGATGTTTCGGCTGGTTGCTCTGTAATACAAAGCGGGAAAACCCCTTTTTCTTGAACTAATTAACAAGCTAATCCCATTCTAGTGCGCCTTGGTAGAGAGTTTGTCAAGTTGACTTGGAGCCACAATGTATTCAATCGCATCATCCACACCTAATCATGTGCCTTTCCTTCGATGAGCCGTAATTTTCAAACCCTACGTTTCCCACCTTAACATCCTTCTTAGTAGGCCTAACATTCGTGTGTCTGCCACCATTTTCTGAGATATGCAGGTTGAATCTCATGTTTATGTTTCCAAATTTGTTCGCTAAATTCTTCTCTGGAACTAAAAAATTACATATATCGCCACCACTTGATGCACTAGCCATCGTCGGGCTTCCGGTCTCTTGTCTAGCCATGCAGTCCAACTAATAGTGTCGTTGTCACATGCGGAGATGGCCATGGGTCCTTCCTCGCAAGCCAATCCAGCGAACCGGAGCAGTAGATGTTGAACTCTGGTGGCATCGCTAGAGGATAAGGAAAACCCTAGAAAAGACCTAGGGATCTATTGGAGGTAATATTTTGAACAGTTAAGGCATCCTTTGGTTTTAAGGATTTTGTATGAATTATATAGGGTAGAATTTTTAAAGTAAAAGTTCCTTTAAAGCCCTTTAGTTTATAGGAATGGATTCCTATTACTACGTAGGAAGTAGGATAGAAACCAGTCCTTCACATATCACCAGCAAAATAATATTAACCTAGACTTAATGAAAAATGCACATCCTATGCATCACATGACATCTCTTTTACCGAGATAGCGCCTCCATGGACGCTATGCCTTTCAAAGTCGCTACGTCGTTGATCCAATAAGGCCCCGTTCGGTTCCCCTCCACTCCCGGAGGTGTGGAGCTGGGTGTGAACCGCGCCATTAAAATGAGTGATACCTTGTCCCGCTCCAGGAGCGGAGTCGAGGGAGCGGAGAGAAACCGAACGGTTCCTAAATCAGCAGGGAAGAACTTCCCAAATAATTCCCCTCTGTGTCGAGGCAAACAGCAGCTGATGCTCCTCTTATGATTTTCCTAGTCCTATGATATTTCTTCTTTTTAGACAAAAGCCTATAATCCTTCTTCCTTTTAGCCTAGCAAAAAagcatacctggccaaacgggccgggcTAAATAGGCCGGCCCGCCAGCCCGCCAAGACAGCACGACACGGGTCTGGCCCGACACGATTTAAACGGGTCGTGCCAGGCACGAGGCACGCCTCGGACCGTGCCTGGGTCTGGAGGCTGGGCACGCGGGCCGACACGACACGGATCGTTTattttttttacatatttttaaatatttttaatatatatatacataatatATTGTCCAATAGGTCTAAAAACAAGCCCATGAGGCTGAAATTATGCAGCCCAGCGTGCTAATCGGGCCAACCGACCCGTTTAGTAACCGGGCCGTGCTTGGGCCTGGAGGCGTAGCCCACGGGCTGGCATGGCACGGCCCGATTACTAAACGTGCCTCGGCGGGCCATGCCAGGCCAGGCACGTTTAGCACGGGCCGTGCCGTGCGGTgccgggccggcccgtttggccagctaTAGCAAAAAGTAGCAGCCAGCAGCGCCACTTCCCAGCCCGGCCCAATACTAGCCCGCCTAATCTGGGCCAACCTTGACCCACCaaactgcctcctcctcctcctcctgttcgtCCGCCCCCAGCGCCGTGACGCCGCCGAAACCCCTTCGCCGGCGTCCCGGAAAGCAGactctgctcctcctcctgccgAAGCACGGCTGCTTTACCCCGCAGGTGTCCTCGTCGTATCCCTAGTCCTTACCATCCACCGGACTCGCGCGGGGATAAGACGCATCCAGGCGCCCATGCAGTCGGCCGCCGCTCCGACGAGGGCAGGGAGCCGCCTCTGCAAGCGCTGCGGCGAGCGGAAGGCCGCGCTCAAGCGGCCCAAAACCCTAGAACAGGTGAGCCTCGCCGGCTTCCTTCTTTAGGGGTAGTTCCATGATTCCAGCAACCGGGCGCCTATGGTTTAGCTGTAGCTTCATATGACCCGATTACTGTAGTTTCAGGAAGTGGTGTCTGATATTTGCTTTCAGATATGTAGGGAATGCTTCTATATTGtcttcgaggacgagattcatcaaACTATTGTTGACAATAATTTGTTTAAAGCCGGTGAGCGTGTGGCAATTGGAGCTTCTGGTGGAAAAGGTATGTGCAGACCCTGTGTTGTATAAATAACAACGTAATAGATGGTTTTTATGCAATGCATATGTTTCATATTCTCTACTCGCTGAATGATAAACACTTTAGTACCGGCTCCTGTTGATCACTTGCATGTCCAATATTCAAGGTTCCATTTACTCCTTGAGAGCCTTGTATTAGAGTGTGTTATCAAAATGTTTGTTCAACCTTCTCGCTGTTGCAGCAGAGATAAATttttaaatcaagatgatcaattaTTCAAGTTAAAAATATAGGTAGTCATGGGTGATGATAACGGTTCATATATTGGCTGTTTCATAAATATGATATACCCCCCTAGAAAAAATATGACTGCAAATGCTCTTCAGCTTATTGTGTAAATGCTTGCTTATCTATCTTGATCCTGTAGCTGTTTATGACAATATTTTTACTGTTATGCAGATTCAACTGTGCTTGCGTATGTGTTATCAGAGTTAAATAAACGTCATAAATATGGTCTCGATTTGTTCCTCTTATCTATTGATGAAGGAATCACAGGCTATAGAGATGACTCCCTAGAAACTGTTAAAAGGAATGAACTACAGGTTTCTCCCCCTTACCCGATACACATAATTCTCTTGCAACTTTTTACTTCTTTGTGTTTTCTTTTGTTCTAATTTTGGCAGGCGTCTAGTTCATGAAACGTAACCCATTTAAATGCACATTCATGTGTTGCTAATTCAACCGTACAATTCACCTACTGCAGTatggcctaccactgaaaatagttTCCTATAAGGATCTCTATGACTGGACAATGGATGATATTGTGAAAGCAATTGGCCTGAAAAACAATTGTACTTTTTGTGGTGTTTTTCGACGCCAGGTACCTCCTACTACCTAGCTTTATCTGTAATGCAATTGCGTGCTCATTGATTTATGAATAATTCCATTCTTATTAGGCACTAGACCGAGGTGCTGCTCTCTTGAAGGTTGATAAGATTGTAACTGGGCATAATGCAGATGACATTGCAGAGACTGTCTTGCTGAATATTTTACGTGGTGATATTGCAAGGTAAATGTTGGTTAATAAATAAAGTATTCTGTTTTTTATCGTTGCTCTCTTTTACAATTTTTGTGCTGGCATTACGCTTTCATCTTATAGGTTAAGTCGATGCACTTTCATAACTACTGGTGAAGATGGACCAATCCCAAGATGCAAGCCTTTCAAATACACCTACGAAAAAGAGATTGTTATATATCCTTTACATGAAACATTTTAATCAGTGTTATTTTTTTATTAACATATGGTTTGTCCATAAAACATGCGCTGATAATAATTTTGATCCTTGACTGTATGACACGTATGCGTATTTCAAAAAGCTGGACTACTTCTCAACTGAATGTAATTCCTGCTTCATTTCTTATGCAGTTTTTTCTCTCTGTAGTTGAACAGTAGATCCCCGTTCCATTATCTCAAGATACCAGGGACGGTTAATATATAATTAAAATATAAGCTTCGAACAATCAGTGCCTAATACTGTATTTGATAGTCAATGCCATACACATTATTATAGTTCTGCTATGCTTTCTTCCTCCATACTTGGAGGGGTACCTATAGAATTTTGTTGACACTTAGCTCATCTTATTTTGAAATCAAATATGCTTATTGGTTATCTATCACAATTCAGGCATCTATTCACCAAATGCATACCGTGGATTTGCTCGTGAATTTATTAAAGATCTGGAAAGGATGAGGTAAAGACTTTTGATGTCCAAAAGTAGGATTATTTCTTCAATTTCATTTCTTCATCTGTTAGTGTATACTAGCTCTGTTTCTTTTCCTTGTTCAACACATTATGTATCATTGTCTTGtttcagtcacttgaatcagtatCTTATGAATGGTGCAGGCCTAGAGCTATACTGGACATCATAACCTCTGGCGAAAATTTCCGGATatccacaacaacaagaatgccAGAGCAAGGAACATGTGAGCGCTGCGGTTACATTTCTAGCCAGGTATTGTGCACATCTAGCGTGAAAGCTTGCCCCCTCTAGAGTCTTTTGGCTCAAGATAACCACATAAATGACTTTCGCTAGTACAGTTAAAAATAAGTTGATCAATTGATTATAAAATGACAAGTATTTTCTTGAGCTCACATGTTGGACATTCCAAGTATTTGCCCTGGTCTTTCTACCTTTGAACTTATCC
This region includes:
- the LOC123397176 gene encoding cytoplasmic tRNA 2-thiolation protein 1 isoform X2 produces the protein MQSAAAPTRAGSRLCKRCGERKAALKRPKTLEQICRECFYIVFEDEIHQTIVDNNLFKAGERVAIGASGGKDSTVLAYVLSELNKRHKYGLDLFLLSIDEGITGYRDDSLETVKRNELQYGLPLKIVSYKDLYDWTMDDIVKAIGLKNNCTFCGVFRRQALDRGAALLKVDKIVTGHNADDIAETVLLNILRGDIARLSRCTFITTGEDGPIPRCKPFKYTYEKEIVMYAYFKKLDYFSTECIYSPNAYRGFAREFIKDLERMRPRAILDIITSGENFRISTTTRMPEQGTCERCGYISSQMKILASVEIMQSVRPARRTEPRLAKTRHRENC
- the LOC123397176 gene encoding cytoplasmic tRNA 2-thiolation protein 1 isoform X1, encoding MQSAAAPTRAGSRLCKRCGERKAALKRPKTLEQICRECFYIVFEDEIHQTIVDNNLFKAGERVAIGASGGKDSTVLAYVLSELNKRHKYGLDLFLLSIDEGITGYRDDSLETVKRNELQYGLPLKIVSYKDLYDWTMDDIVKAIGLKNNCTFCGVFRRQALDRGAALLKVDKIVTGHNADDIAETVLLNILRGDIARLSRCTFITTGEDGPIPRCKPFKYTYEKEIVMYAYFKKLDYFSTECIYSPNAYRGFAREFIKDLERMRPRAILDIITSGENFRISTTTRMPEQGTCERCGYISSQKLCKACVLLDGLNRGLPKLGIGRTAKVGARADGSGEQQGKRAERNRLSLQGKHGNLDF